The nucleotide window CTTTCATGGAGCAACTGCAGACTGCTAGCCGACAGGGTAGATAATGGTTGAAGAGACACGCCTGACTCGACTTCCGGTCGTTTAGGTTCTGTAACCGCAATTGTTGTTttaaaggagagagagagaaaaaaaaaattagcatCTACGAATCATAAGTTaatacatttttcaaaattcaagaATAGGACGACAAACCAAAGTATATACAATCgaaaatttaataaaagtgGCAAGCAAATATGACATAAAGAGGAAATAACCACATAGAGTGAGTGGAATTTGTTCAGTAAACGGCAATTCGGCTATTTAGACTGCTTTAGAACGTAAAAAGCATTTACAGCCTACGCCAAAATATCTGTAGTCTTACATATATGAAGTTATTGAAACACCTTTGAAAAACTTGGCATTACGTTACAAAATAGATAAAACGTTAAATAAACTCGAGCAAGCGCCAGTTGAACTTTTGCAAAATCTACTGTGATATCACTCAATGTGACAGGCGTTAATTCCGAGATAATAATTCTTTGGCAATGTACGCaataggagaaaaaaagaaaaaaaaaaagagaaaaactttATGGTTCAAGAAACTAGTCATTCACAGAATTTGGTATggttcttttttctattcaacCTAGTAAAAGTATTACCTTTCCTTAAATTTTGGAAATGGATGCTTGAAATGACGAATAGATTCATtaggcaaaaacaaaacaaaaagaaaacaattagaATTTTTACAACCCTTGACCTACCCTGAATAGAGCCAATAGCTTGTTTTCTCGATCCGGTATTGGAGACACTGACCGTGACATGTCCTTTCCCATTACTCAGGAGCCGAACTTCGCTGCTTCCTTGAATAGGTACAGCAGAGGTCGGAGATGTTGTCTGTAGAGAACAGTGGATACAATTGCAGAAGGGGAAACATTTTTCTAATGAAACTTACTGGAACGGAATCGATTGGTGGTGCTATTGAATGCTCTGGTGTCACAAAACCACGTCTATCTGTAAAATGTGAACAGTAAATAATTGCATATGGAGTTTTACGCAGACAACATACCTATAAAACTTGGAGGCATTGGGCCGCACAATATAAATAAGCAATTTGCACACACGCCCCCTTTGCTGTATGGATTAACTTTTTCTTGGCCACGTTTGCCGGTGAATGATCCTTTAATCTgagaaaattgtaaaattttttttagttattaaaaaaacgtaaaataaaaaacaatataTTACTAATAAAATCATCAAAATAATAGATCAAAATAATCATACGTCTTCATTGGTAGTTTGATTGGAAGTCGTTAAGTATGTGTGGAAGCCAGCCAATCCCAATACACTCCAGACGCTAAAGAAACATACTATCGCAACAAGAACACTGGCAGGGGATTCCTTAATGGCATCTAGAAATGGTTTGTCATCTCTAGTTACTTTATTTTATACCAAagagtaaaaagaaaataatgttagcaaagattttttaaacaaataaagatGAACATCAATCTTACACAGGACGAGGTGCGTGACGGCGCATGCAAAAATGAAGACGCACATGAACGCTAGGGAGACGATGAAGGAATAAAAATATCGATAGTTTCTACGGCCCACACAGTTGCCGATCCAAGGGCAGTGATGATCAAAGCCATCTACAAATTTTCGAATGTTTTGGTACAGATCAGAAAGTATGCTACACATCATTTTATACTTTGTCTCGTTTCTTTTGAGGAAGGTCACAAGTGCACGAAAAGGCACGAGCTTCAATGGGATATAGTAAAAACTATGCTTACCAACGCAATTATCGCAGATACTACAATGAGATGCTCTTGGAGGGCGAAATATTTTACAGGTAAAGcagaattttaattttacaacTTGACCACAAACGACGACTTCCTTTGTCCGAGGTGGTGGGCGATACGTTGGACTGTTCGGACTGTTCGGAACTTCTGCATTAgatttttagaaaaaagacaacaaaaaaaagacaagcAAATTAATTAATGAAAGGTACAAACTAACATAAGTGACTTAATGTGCCTTAACACAAAGATGATTCGAACATGCTTTTACAGTTGCAAGTATTATCGAAAATCATAAAATAATTAGTATGAAGGCACGCTAAAAAGAGATGGAATGACATGGAAAATGTACAGGAATGGACAAATAACAGGAGAACcgaagacaagaaaaaaaacaaaacaaaacaaaaataaacaaaacaaaacaacaaacaacacatCTCTTAcctatttgtttttcaatatcCGCCGCTTCATCCGGAGTGGCTCGAGGAATGACCCCTGGGTCGGAAAACGACGTTCGAAAAAGAGTTGCAAGGACAAAGGTAAACAGGAGACCCCCGACAGCAGGAATGGCTGGGGTAATTTTAACAGCTAAAAACGGACAGCTTTCAAAAGTAGCAAAATCGAATGAGTTATTTCACTACACAAACGTAATTGATAGTTGAACGTCACGAGAATAATTTACTAGTACGATTTCTAAAACCACTTGTTCTTCATGCATCACAATCGTCCTAGTGTTAGCTCCCCCACAAAAACAACACGAAATCGACGAAACCAAATATCAAGCTCATGACACTTAATAAACCCCATAGGGAAAAATTATACCCATGTAGCATAATAACCAAATATGACACCATGCCATTAAATTTTTtcacaactaaaaaaaaaaaatttttatccaTGACTTTTGGTTCATGTAAAATTTTTTGCTGTCAGCATTTAACAGGCAGCTCTAGTATCAGAGTTAAGTTGCATGTAAATTAACTGTTTAGCTAGACCGGTACATTATTCACTATGGTGGATTGGGAAGAAATGCAAGAAGATAGATAGATAGATAGATAGATAGATAGATAGATAGATTAGATAGatagacagagagagagaaagatagAGAGAATGCAAAAAGATTCTTAACTAGTGAGAATCCAAGCATTTCTCCTATACCCTTTCGAAAATCGTCAAGTCCTGTAACTATGAATGATACTTCCACATAACATAAGACTATAGTGGAATTCGAAGCAGTTGGTTATGATATTATACTGAATGAACAATCTCAGATCCAACCTTAGTTAGTCAAATAGGCACTCTACCTACAAGCATACACAAAGGTACTAAATAATGGTAAGATGACATAACCTAGTAACAAAATGGATTAAAGAAAGTTaaggcttttttctttcttttcttacaGAACATTACCCTACTGAATTAAAATGGTATTTAATAAAATCAGAAACTGgcttttacaaaaatttagtCTCAAAAATTGAAACATACTCAAATATGAAGAAGGTGCAGCTCGTTGCAACAATTAGTCCAACTGTAACGTAGAATATTCCAACTTGTTTAGCCATCATTATCCTTCCTTCACAACAAAAACGGTTTCTTCCTGGATATATTTCCCACTTCCTGGTTGCATGGGGCATGCTAAAATGGAATAGAAATTGTGCCAGGACATAAATTAACTAACAATAACAGAGTTTGTTTACAAAAGAAATTCATCAACAGTATCTAAGTTTGGTACCACCAATACTAAACATGACGACAAATCCTCATAAACTATTTGGTTCAAATAAAATTGCTTCTTTCAAATGAGATGATtgttttaaggaaaaaaatgttttagctTAGCAGCCTACTGCTTCTTCGCACTTATACTCTTGAACTTTCACAAGCACTTTAAGCACTATGGAAATACCACCaaataaggaaaaacaaaaacaaataatagaTCTTAATTGGTCCACAATGTCTGAAACGATATTTCAAGAATACATCTATATTACTAGCACTAATCTATGTATGGAAGGACTAGCTGACAAAAATTCATAAGCTAAATAAGCTAACTTTTAGATAAACGGATGTTTCACCTGAAAACAATTGTTGACGTATATATGCAATGAATATGGACTCAAACAAGTGCAATTATATAGACGTGCACGCAAAGTAACTGATAACGAACATAGCGAATTGAATAGGTAACCTATGTTTTCCATCCACAAATTTCCGTCGTTATGTCACTCGGTTGGCGATAAGGTACGCCAGTATCCAAAATCTTGAATGTGCACCTTTAGCACGTAGTGTTTTCCCATAGGACTACACTAGTACCCTAGTTCCTATTGACTAGAAAGTAGAAATTGTTCATATAAACCAGAGAACCGTAGAGCAGTCATGCGTACACTaaagagcagtaaaacatccagGGATgcgcgttctccacaaatgcgaaaatctcatttgtgtccaagttggtctgctgcagatagggctcggccccgatcacattctaatcggggacaccgctaagcttccccgattaaaatgaattggggaagttcggtgcggggatttcttttttcggtgcggaacggtgctataatcggtgctgcacagatagcaccgcttcagccatagagggttagtcttaccagtgaccttgagttctgataggctaacgagaatcacgtgactagggtcacattttgttcttgttggccgcagggcaactgccaatttagatcactattaattgataatcggggaaggcaccgatcaccgatattaccgcaccgagcaccaaAATCACTTctccgattaagattatccccgcaccgaatcgactaaaaagctccccgattggagcggggccgagcgctagctgcagagtcatagacaacacagtcttcatctGTCCACGGAAACAGATCCGTTTAGATTGTCGGTCAAAAACGGATCCTCCAAGTGGTGGGGAACGGAATTGTTTCCGATCACTCTGCGTACGGCTCATTCCGATTCGTTTCCGTTCAACATAATCTCCGTGGTGGGCATTCCAATTTTGTGTGATTGTTTAGCTATgttgtcattatttacgtttattgtttttgtttttttcttttgatttggttttaaagtgagttttatttgtgtgtgtatttttaaaatctatatatatgtttaaaaagaataaacttttttagcgaaaacaaaagttgctgtatttcatttcttttagaaccacgaaacaaatttggcattagaacagaagtaagaatattgTCACACaagttgtatttgaacaagaacaaacgaatacaacaagtgatgacttaaattctaaacaatggtttaactcgaacaaaaagggataaccattaccaaaagctggagaagcgtctgaagacctctagggaaaccagagaactcctcttacggttacggagcccagctccgggggCTCACCcaatggagactcatctaacgcagattcggggcagcattttataccgtcgcgcgaattactccccttccggactgcatatctgcgtatctttcttagagcggacttctcccgataatttcttcaccacgatcgcagcgttgtccaaagagcggatgactcatctctgcgaagagaaaaccaatctcccttttcacccgcgacaatatattattatttgataggtaatattaatgaatttcttaccatttaacgaattttatttaggattagtgaaatgcataaaatatttacagtgttactcagccaaagctttaaatttgcattcagtgtgttggctgcgttttccatccacgttttgggaagtacactttttgattaagaaggtaatctattgtggcattgtaaaaaaattaacacgcttatcaaacaggtaacttatttcacaaaatttgtatgttatagggctgttcgacatcttttttgaaaataaatattattcggcatctaataatattcaaagcaagtatacttatgataggattttaatttcaaataacaagattccttcggtaatgtccttcgggcaatttttttgaaaaaattgtctatagacatgtaacgtgggccaaagataaacagattttggatccaagatttctaaatttcaatcaatttatagtgtttGCTTCGTTCTCCGTCTTGTCTTCTTTCACACTTACGAGTCATGACGTCACCGTTATCAAAATAATCGGTAATAGAgagttttcatttgtttgtgtgtTGGCTGGTAACTTAGGCTTTTTCGCAGAAGCGTCAATTATTGGCGTAATATTGGACCAATAAACTAGTTTTGAATTAGAGAGTAATTGGCATACAACTATAAAAActaatttacatatttttatatttaaatatttttaatataacaaataaataaatatatttaaatatatttcaatttgcaatataaaaaaatatataaaaatctactgtttcAAACATttcgttaaagaaaaaacttactgtttagtgactgttatacagccttc belongs to Daphnia magna isolate NIES linkage group LG1, ASM2063170v1.1, whole genome shotgun sequence and includes:
- the LOC116936028 gene encoding palmitoyltransferase ZDHHC18-B isoform X1 is translated as MPHATRKWEIYPGRNRFCCEGRIMMAKQVGIFYVTVGLIVATSCTFFIFDCPFLAVKITPAIPAVGGLLFTFVLATLFRTSFSDPGVIPRATPDEAADIEKQIEVPNSPNSPTYRPPPRTKEVVVCGQVVKLKFCFTCKIFRPPRASHCSICDNCVDGFDHHCPWIGNCVGRRNYRYFYSFIVSLAFMCVFIFACAVTHLVLLTRDDKPFLDAIKESPASVLVAIVCFFSVWSVLGLAGFHTYLTTSNQTTNEDIKGSFTGKRGQEKVNPYSKGGVCANCLFILCGPMPPSFIDRRGFVTPEHSIAPPIDSVPTTSPTSAVPIQGSSEVRLLSNGKGHVTVSVSNTGSRKQAIGSIQEPKRPEVESGVSLQPLSTLSASSLQLLHERTMINTDLDLDSLDESASSNPCHVHLESASVTSSQTGLLHPLVPRYNGL
- the LOC116936028 gene encoding palmitoyltransferase ZDHHC18-B isoform X2; this translates as MPHATRKWEIYPGRNRFCCEGRIMMAKQVGIFYVTVGLIVATSCTFFIFDCPFLAVKITPAIPAVGGLLFTFVLATLFRTSFSDPGVIPRATPDEAADIEKQIVPNSPNSPTYRPPPRTKEVVVCGQVVKLKFCFTCKIFRPPRASHCSICDNCVDGFDHHCPWIGNCVGRRNYRYFYSFIVSLAFMCVFIFACAVTHLVLLTRDDKPFLDAIKESPASVLVAIVCFFSVWSVLGLAGFHTYLTTSNQTTNEDIKGSFTGKRGQEKVNPYSKGGVCANCLFILCGPMPPSFIDRRGFVTPEHSIAPPIDSVPTTSPTSAVPIQGSSEVRLLSNGKGHVTVSVSNTGSRKQAIGSIQEPKRPEVESGVSLQPLSTLSASSLQLLHERTMINTDLDLDSLDESASSNPCHVHLESASVTSSQTGLLHPLVPRYNGL
- the LOC116936028 gene encoding palmitoyltransferase ZDHHC14 isoform X3, which translates into the protein MPHATRKWEIYPGRNRFCCEGRIMMAKQVGIFYVTVGLIVATSCTFFIFDCPFLAVKITPAIPAVGGLLFTFVLATLFRTSFSDPGVIPRATPDEAADIEKQIEVPNSPNSPTYRPPPRTKEVVVCGQVVKLKFCFTCKIFRPPRASHCSICDNCVDGFDHHCPWIGNCVGRRNYRYFYSFIVSLAFMCVFIFACAVTHLVLLTRDDKPFLDAIKESPASVLVAIVCFFSVWSVLGLAGFHTYLTTSNQTTNEDIKGSFTGKRGQEKVNPYSKGGVCANCLFILCGPMPPSFIDRRGFVTPEHSIAPPIDSVPTTSPTSAVPIQGSSEVRLLSNGKGHVTVSVSNTGSRKQAIGSIQASISKI